The following is a genomic window from Sphingobacterium spiritivorum.
TCTATATGCAGGGGATGAATATCTTCTTAAACGTAAGTTATAGATTTTAATACGCTATGAATATGAATACATTTAAATATTTATTTATTGCGGTATGTACACTTTTGTTAAACGTATCGTGTGAAAGAGATTATATGGCTCCGCCGCTTAATGAGCCTAAATATGAAGGCGCACTGGACAACATTTCTATTCTCCAGCTCAAGCAACGCTATGCCAGCATCACATCACCACAGCTTATTGCTGAAGAACTGATCATCAAAGGGATTGTTACAGGCAATGATGAATCCGGTAACATCTACAAACAGATTTATGTTCAGGATGCTTCAGGAGCGATCAACATAGGTATCGATCAAAACTCTATTTATGCAAGCTATCAGGTAGGGCAGGAAGTATTTATCCACCTCAAAGATCTGTATATGGTCAAGTATGGCGGTGAATTGCAGATTGGTATGGGGACTACAAATGCCAATCGTATCAGCTGGGAAATGTTTAAAGCTAAAGCTTTTTCAAATTCATGGCCCAATGTTGCCAACGCCACTCCAAAAGTAGTTGAGCTCAATGCGTTGACAGATAATATGGTACATCAGCTGGTAGAAATCAAAGATGTAACATTTGTTAACGGGGGAAAGAAAGCCTTCACCACTGGTGATGCGACTACTAACGAGCAGATCAAAACAGCGTCAGGAAATGTGCTTGATGTAAGATCAAGTAACTTCTCAGATTTTGCCAAAGATATCTTACCTACCGGAAAAGGAACGGTAGTCGGTATTCTGGGACGTTTTAACGGAGGATGGCAGTTGTTTCTGCGGACCAAAGCGGATGTCAAAAATTTTGATGGTAAAGCTCCTGAACCGGAACAGCCGCAGGCAGGAACATTCTTCAAAGAGACATTCGGAACAGGTACTTATCCTTCCGGCAACAGACCTAAAATCAATGATTTTACTGATTTTGATATGAAATCTCCTGTCAAGTATACAGATGATTCGGGAGCTGCTGATATCCGTAGCGTATCCGGAGACAATGGAGCGCATATCTGGCTTCCGGCAAACAGAGATGCGAATATCAAAGTGACTGGAATCAATACTTTAAATAAAGGTGATGTAACGTTGAGCTTCCAGCTGGCAGCCAATTTATTTGATGCAGGTACTTCAGCTAATGTTAACAATATTCAGTTGAAAGTGAACGGAACTGCTATAACGCTTCCTAGTCAGGTATTATCTAATGCTGCCGGAGATAACGGTAAGTTCTATACGGTGTCTATTCCTAATATCGCTAAAGCAGAAACGGTAATCTTAGAGTTTATATCTCCTGCAGACGCTAATAAAGTAGGTTTCCGTTTTGATAATATTCAGTTGGTGGGCGGAGCTTCTACAGGAGGAGGTTCGAATGGTCCGATTATCGTGACACCATCTAAATAAGATATTGCAGCATGATGAAAAAAACATATTTCTGGTCGCTTTGCATCTTATTTATTTTTGTTGTGCAGACCCATATTTCGGTCGCACAACAAAAGAAATATCAGGTGTACGCAGCAGCCTTTTATAATCTGGAAAATTTATTTGACACAGAAAAAGACACCCTTATCAATGATGAGGAGTTTACAGCTGAAGGAGGCAATCGCTGGACAGCAGAGAAATACAGAAGAAAACAGCTCAATATGGCAAAGGTCATATCACGACTGGGTAAAAAGTATTGTCCTGCAGGCCCTGCATTTGTAGGACTTTGTGAGCTTGAAAATCGTAAAGTGCTGGAAGATCTTACCCAACAGCCATCACTGGTATCTCTGGGATACGGGATTGTACATTATGATTCACCGGACAGACGCGGTGTAGATGTCGCTTTGCTCTATAATCCGAGTCTGTTCAAAGTAAAAGATTCAAAAGTCTTTGCTTATAAAGTCGATCATTTGCCGGAATACAGAACCCGGGATATTCTACTCGTCACAGGCGAACTGGCAGGAGAGGAAATGCATGTTCTGGTGAATCACTGGCCTTCACGCTATGGTGGTAAATCTTCCGAACTACGGGAGCATGCGGCCTCCATCGTACGTTCTGTGGTAGATTCCTTGTATGCACAGGATTCCCTTGCTAAAGTCGTGATTATGGGCGATTTGAATGATGACCCGGTTGATAAGAGCGTGCGTATTGTATTGAATGCAAAAAAAACACAGCAGGAAGTCGCAAAAGGCGGACTTTTCAACACCATGTGGCAGCACTACGACCGTGGTGTAGGCTCGCTGGGTTATCAGGGTAAATGGAATCTCTTTGACCAGATTATTATATCCGAACCATTACTTGGGGAAGATCGTTCAACCTTGAAATTCTGGAAATCGGAGATCTATAATCCCGAATTTCTGATTACGCAGGAAGGCAGATACAAAGGCTATCCCTTTCGTACATTTTCCGGAAATGTATTTCAGAACGGATATTCGGATCACTTTCCAACCTTGATTTATCTGGTAAAAGATTTGAATTAAATCTTTAGTTTTGAAAGATCTATGCGCATATTGATTTATCTGTATATTACCGCTACACTCTTGTTTGCCACAGGCTGTGCAAAGGACGACATAGATACCGCTATTCCGGTATCTGCCCGTACAGTAATGGTGTATATGGCAGCTAATAACAGTCTTTCCTCTGATGCCTATAAAAACCTCAATCAAATGGAGGAGGGGTTTACAGGGATCGATGGAAAGCTGATCGTTTATGCACGTATATTCGGGCAGCAGCCCAAACTCTATGAGATCGTATACGATACAAGTCCTGAAATAAAAAGCAAGGTGCTAAAAACGTATAATGATCATGATTCTTCAGATCCGGATATTATGAAAATGATATTTGCTGATATGAAGAATCTTGCACCATCGCATTCATACGGAGCGATACTATGGTCACATGCCACAAACTGGGCTCCGGCAAATGCGGGAAAAATCAGTGTGCGTTCTTTTGGCGATGACAACTACAGCAAGATGGATGTACAGGTGCTGAAATCGGCTCTTCCTTCGGAATTGGATTTTCTGATTTTTGATGCCTGCTCGATGGCTTCTGTAGAGGTGCTGTATGAACTCCGACATGTTGCACCTTATATCTTGGCTTCCCCAACCGAGGTGCTGAGTGTAGGGATGCCTTATCATCAGATCAACAGCTTATTGTATGATACAGATGTAAAAAAAGGGCTTAGCGCTATTGCTAAAGCCTACATAGCTTATTATGAGCAAAAGTCAGGTTTAGAGCAGTCCGCTACGTTTTCATTAGTAGATACAAGAGCAATGATCGGACTTGCCGCAGAAACACAGCTTTTGCTTTCTCAAAATCCGGAAGTCATTCCGACGATCAATCGAAATAATGTGCAGCGGCTAGATCTTGATCCGGCAACCCCGGTCAAAGCATATGACTTTCTGGATATGTTTGAAAAACATTTTCAACCGGAGAAATTACAAAGTCTGAAAACAGCTATAGAAAAAACTGTTGTTTACAAAGCGCATACCGCCAATTTTCTGGGAAAACCTATTCTGGCCTTTTCAGGATTATCCGGTTATATCCCTGTAAAAGAAGAAGCTTCCTTAGCTCCCTTTTATCAGACCTTATCCTGGTCCAAAGATGCCGGTTATGACAAATTGTTCTGGTGGTAAGAAATAGTATACAAAAATGGGGCTGTCAAAAAAGGTTGGATAGCCCCATTTTTATGCGATTTTACACGTACCTCCCTACAGCATCATTTCAGATCAATTCTACAAGGATTTGACTTATTATACACCCACTTTTATTATTTAATAAACCAATTCCCTTCTCATTTTTTAAGGAGAACCTGTTCCGACCTGTCGGAAGGGTTGGGGAGAGGTTTTGCAGTTTTATAATTAACCTCTCTGCCCTTCGGGCATCTCTCCTTTAGAAGGAGAGAAAAGTTATAAAAAAGCTACTACAATAGAATTGAGGCTCTCCAAAAAGGTTGGATAGCCCCATTTTTATGCGATTTTATACATACGCCCCTATAGCATCATTTCACAAAGGGTTTGACTTTACTTTTTAGACAGCTTCGTTTTGTTTTATATCTGTTAAGATCTCAGGATTCTGCAGACGGCGGAGTATTTCTCAGGTATTTTACTTCTGTCTCAGAGAAAACATCCAAATTAATAATGCTCATTGTTGCATCATCATGCCAATTTCCTTCTTTATCTAATTTTTGTAGTTGCCATTTATATTCATGCCCCTTTTTTGAGAATACCTTGATTCGGATATAGCCAAAAATAGCCATCACGATCTGGTTGAACAATTCTTCAGTTTCACGATCATCGTTCTCATAGTGAAAATGAAAAGAGTCGAAATAGAGGGTGTTTTCCCTAACTCCGGTTTCGAGTACAATATCAAATCCTTCAATACTGTTGCGTTTTATAGTAAGTTTAGCTAAGGTGGAGATATAGTAAGTAATGTGTGGATATTTATTGAGTTCCTGGCTAATAATTTCGATGAGTTCGGTTCCTTCCATTCAAGTCATTATATAATAACAATAATACCGATTATTCTTTGTTTTCTTTAATTGTTAATACAATCACCTTCACATCCTTTAAGAATTTAAGATAGTCCGTATTTCCATGCTGATAGTAGTAGCACTAGTGACCGTCATAAAATGTCCGGCACCTTCAATACGTACAGCTATATTTTTAATATTCTTAGCAGGAAGGATATTATCTTTTGTCCCATGGATATGGACTTAATTTATTGGTTCTTGTGAATTATTCCAAGTCACAATTTCATTAATCGCCCAGGTCATAAATAAAGAATCTGTATCTCTTAGAATTTCCTTGAGAAGTCGCTTATCTTCAGGTGTATGAATACCAAACAGCCATCCTAATACGGGATTATAGTATTTGAATAAGGATGGAGGAATGATTTTATACAGTTTTAATCGACCAAATAATTTATATAAAGCCGGAATTTCATATCTGGTCTTAGCTGAGGCAAGTAATATAAGTTTATCATATGCTATTAACTTAGTGATCTCAATAGCGACCATACCTCCAAACGATAATCCTATTATAATTGGATTATCAGTATGTATCATTTGAGCCATACGTGCAGCGTACTGTTCAATAGATTCACCTCTATGCGGAGTAAACCATTCCAGATACTCAACATCAAGGCCATTGAAATCTATGTTATTAAATACCCTCTTATCTACACCTAATCCGCTGATAACATATACTTTCTTCATAATAGACATTAAACTTTATTAATATAGGCAAAAGAGAGATCTCCTAAAAGATTATTAGTGCGCAATCTATCTGCGTAGAAAATCTTAAATCAAAAGCTTAACTTTTTCTACATGAAATTATCTCATTGTAATTCAGCTTGTTGGTGTTTGTTTTTTTGTTGCGAAAAAGTACTGCATAGTCACTTTTGATCTTTGTATTGTCCTTTTAGTAAACAAGATAAAATATATTTGATATGAGAGAAAGAATACTTAAAAAATTAAATGAAATTTCAGTTGCAGAAAATATAAAGATACTTTTTGCATGTGAATCCGGTAGTAGAGGCTGGGGATTTCCTTCTATTGACAGCGATTATGATGTTCGCTTTATTTTTGTAAGAAAGTCTGATGTCTATTCAACTATCTTTCCAACCGTTATGGATATGCAGTTTCCAATTCATGAAGAACTAGATATGTATGGTTGGGATCTTAAAAAGGTACTTACTCTTTTGTATAATAGCAATGCTACACCTTTTGAATGGATACAATCTCCGGTAGTTTACTGTCAGGAGCTGACTTTTAAAAAGGTTTTTTTACAGTTGATAGAAGATTATTTTGATGTGCGCAGACAAGCTCATCATTACCTTGGGACAGTTAGAAGCAAAATCAACATCCTTGAGTATAAAAAAGTGAAGTTAAAGTCATTATTTTATGTATTGAGATCTTTGTTAGCTGCAGAATGGAGTTTAAATAATAACTCTTATCCTCCTATGACCTTTGAAGAACTGATGGTGTTGATACCAAAAGATATGTGTAATGAAGCAAAAGATCTTATTACATTAAAGAGTACTGTTAATGAACAATTTGAATATACCCTAACCTCTTCTCTTAAACAACATATAACAGATAAATTCAGAAATCTGGAAGCAAAAGCTAAATTAACAGAAAGCAAACAGTTTGATAAGGATCAGTTAGAAAAATTTTTTAAATCTATATTACATCAATTATGACCATACAGGATCTTAAGAATCAAAAACTGATACTATTTGAAGCTATAGTTGGAAGTAAAGCATACGGTCTGGCTACAGATGAATCAGACACGGATATAAAAGGAGTGTTTTATTTACCTAGAGAGAAATTCTTCGGTATGGAGTATATCTCCCAGGTGAACAATTCCACTAATGATGAGGTTTATTATGAATTGGGACGATTTGTTGAGCTATTGTCGAAAAGTAATCCTAATATATTAGAATTATTGGCTAGTCCTGAAGATTGTATCCTACATCAGGATCCTTTATTTAAGATGTTTGATATTAAAAGTTTTATTACCCGTGAATTAGTTGAGACTTTTGCTAATTATGCTATGACTCAGGTGAAAAAAGCTAAGGGCTTAAATAAAAAAGTAAATAATCCATTAGGTGAAAAGCGTAAAAATCTTTTAGATTTTTGTTTTGTAATTGATGGACATGAAAGTATAACCTTAAAAAAATGGTTAGAGATAAAACAATGGGATCAAAAGTGTTGTGGATTGATAAAAATCAATCATAGTAAGGGTTTGTATGCTTTGTTTTATGATACAATTGGGATACACGATTATAAAGGTATTTTGCTTAAAGATGATAGTCAGGAGGTTGCTTGCAGCTCTGTGAAGCCTGGAGAAGTTCTGAAAGCATATTTGTTTGTGAATCAGGATGCATATTCCTCTTATTGCAAGAGTTATAAAGAGTACTTTGAATGGGTAAGACAACGAAATGAAAGTCGTTATCAGACAACATTAAAACATGGAGGCGGGTATGATGCAAAAAATATGATGCACACAATCCGCTTATTAGATATGTCAAAAGAACTAATCCAATACAGGAAATTGAATGTAAGGAGACCTAACAGGGAAGAATTATTGAAGGTAAAAAAGGGGACATATACTTATGAAAAGTTATATGAGGAGTGTGAAAGATCCATTAATGAAATTAACTCAATGCTCGAATTATGTACTTTTTCACAAAAACCGGATATTTCAAATCTGGAAAATATTTTAATAAAAATCAGAAAAGAATTGTATAAATAACTTTTTCGAATCAGTTTTACAGCCGCCATTTTCAACCAAAATGACGGGTGTAAATTCATCGGGCAAATGTCAGCTAAATATAAAACATGATATCACATCCTCTTTTTCAGCATATGTTTGACCCTTATACAACCATATTGTTATTAAATTGCGCCTGCAATAAAACATCGGCAACTATGGCAGACGAGCAACACAAAACAGAATTTTGGGAATCAGCGTTTAATGATAAACAGGAAATGTGGGGTTTTGAACCTTCAAAATCTGCAGTATTGACAAAAGATTTGTTTGTGCAGAAAGATCTCCGGAATATACTGATACCCGGTGTGGGTTATGGTCGCAATGCGCAGATTTTTAAAGATAACGGAATAAAAGTTACGGGTATTGAGATTTCACAGACAGCCATCAGAATGGCAGAAAAACACTATGGGACAGATATGCTTATCTATCATGGTTCCGTAACGGATATGCCATTTGATAAGGAGTTATATGACGGGATATTTTGTTATGCTTTGATCCATCTGTTAAATGAAGATGAACGAAAGAAGCTGATCAGAGACTGCTATAATCAATTGTTACCAGGTGGTTACATGGTATTTACAGTTATTTCCAAATCAGCGCACACGTACGGTCAGGGACGTCTGATCAGTACTGATCGCTATGAAATATACGAAGGTGTCCATATGTTTTTTTATGATGAAGATTCAATCCGGGCAGAATTTGGTACATCCGGACTATTCGGGATCACGGAAA
Proteins encoded in this region:
- a CDS encoding DUF5689 domain-containing protein yields the protein MNTFKYLFIAVCTLLLNVSCERDYMAPPLNEPKYEGALDNISILQLKQRYASITSPQLIAEELIIKGIVTGNDESGNIYKQIYVQDASGAINIGIDQNSIYASYQVGQEVFIHLKDLYMVKYGGELQIGMGTTNANRISWEMFKAKAFSNSWPNVANATPKVVELNALTDNMVHQLVEIKDVTFVNGGKKAFTTGDATTNEQIKTASGNVLDVRSSNFSDFAKDILPTGKGTVVGILGRFNGGWQLFLRTKADVKNFDGKAPEPEQPQAGTFFKETFGTGTYPSGNRPKINDFTDFDMKSPVKYTDDSGAADIRSVSGDNGAHIWLPANRDANIKVTGINTLNKGDVTLSFQLAANLFDAGTSANVNNIQLKVNGTAITLPSQVLSNAAGDNGKFYTVSIPNIAKAETVILEFISPADANKVGFRFDNIQLVGGASTGGGSNGPIIVTPSK
- a CDS encoding endonuclease/exonuclease/phosphatase family protein, with product MMKKTYFWSLCILFIFVVQTHISVAQQKKYQVYAAAFYNLENLFDTEKDTLINDEEFTAEGGNRWTAEKYRRKQLNMAKVISRLGKKYCPAGPAFVGLCELENRKVLEDLTQQPSLVSLGYGIVHYDSPDRRGVDVALLYNPSLFKVKDSKVFAYKVDHLPEYRTRDILLVTGELAGEEMHVLVNHWPSRYGGKSSELREHAASIVRSVVDSLYAQDSLAKVVIMGDLNDDPVDKSVRIVLNAKKTQQEVAKGGLFNTMWQHYDRGVGSLGYQGKWNLFDQIIISEPLLGEDRSTLKFWKSEIYNPEFLITQEGRYKGYPFRTFSGNVFQNGYSDHFPTLIYLVKDLN
- a CDS encoding clostripain-related cysteine peptidase — encoded protein: MRILIYLYITATLLFATGCAKDDIDTAIPVSARTVMVYMAANNSLSSDAYKNLNQMEEGFTGIDGKLIVYARIFGQQPKLYEIVYDTSPEIKSKVLKTYNDHDSSDPDIMKMIFADMKNLAPSHSYGAILWSHATNWAPANAGKISVRSFGDDNYSKMDVQVLKSALPSELDFLIFDACSMASVEVLYELRHVAPYILASPTEVLSVGMPYHQINSLLYDTDVKKGLSAIAKAYIAYYEQKSGLEQSATFSLVDTRAMIGLAAETQLLLSQNPEVIPTINRNNVQRLDLDPATPVKAYDFLDMFEKHFQPEKLQSLKTAIEKTVVYKAHTANFLGKPILAFSGLSGYIPVKEEASLAPFYQTLSWSKDAGYDKLFWW
- a CDS encoding alpha/beta hydrolase; its protein translation is MKKVYVISGLGVDKRVFNNIDFNGLDVEYLEWFTPHRGESIEQYAARMAQMIHTDNPIIIGLSFGGMVAIEITKLIAYDKLILLASAKTRYEIPALYKLFGRLKLYKIIPPSLFKYYNPVLGWLFGIHTPEDKRLLKEILRDTDSLFMTWAINEIVTWNNSQEPIN
- a CDS encoding nucleotidyltransferase domain-containing protein — encoded protein: MRERILKKLNEISVAENIKILFACESGSRGWGFPSIDSDYDVRFIFVRKSDVYSTIFPTVMDMQFPIHEELDMYGWDLKKVLTLLYNSNATPFEWIQSPVVYCQELTFKKVFLQLIEDYFDVRRQAHHYLGTVRSKINILEYKKVKLKSLFYVLRSLLAAEWSLNNNSYPPMTFEELMVLIPKDMCNEAKDLITLKSTVNEQFEYTLTSSLKQHITDKFRNLEAKAKLTESKQFDKDQLEKFFKSILHQL
- a CDS encoding DNA polymerase beta superfamily protein — its product is MTIQDLKNQKLILFEAIVGSKAYGLATDESDTDIKGVFYLPREKFFGMEYISQVNNSTNDEVYYELGRFVELLSKSNPNILELLASPEDCILHQDPLFKMFDIKSFITRELVETFANYAMTQVKKAKGLNKKVNNPLGEKRKNLLDFCFVIDGHESITLKKWLEIKQWDQKCCGLIKINHSKGLYALFYDTIGIHDYKGILLKDDSQEVACSSVKPGEVLKAYLFVNQDAYSSYCKSYKEYFEWVRQRNESRYQTTLKHGGGYDAKNMMHTIRLLDMSKELIQYRKLNVRRPNREELLKVKKGTYTYEKLYEECERSINEINSMLELCTFSQKPDISNLENILIKIRKELYK
- a CDS encoding class I SAM-dependent methyltransferase, with translation MADEQHKTEFWESAFNDKQEMWGFEPSKSAVLTKDLFVQKDLRNILIPGVGYGRNAQIFKDNGIKVTGIEISQTAIRMAEKHYGTDMLIYHGSVTDMPFDKELYDGIFCYALIHLLNEDERKKLIRDCYNQLLPGGYMVFTVISKSAHTYGQGRLISTDRYEIYEGVHMFFYDEDSIRAEFGTSGLFGITEINENQPFYLIKCQKG